TTAATGATTCTCTAAGCTGAGTTAACGACGCATCATCTAAATCTTGAAAGCATGATTCAATCATTTGAGCATGACTTGGAAACACCGAATCAATCAACTGATATCCCTTTTCAGTCAAACTCGCATAATACGTACGCTTATCCGATGGATCTTGTGTACGAACGACATAATTACGTTTTTCTAAACTATCGATCACATACGTCGTTGAACTACTCGCGATGAGAATTTTTTCTTTTATTTGTTGAATGGGTTGTGGCCCTTTGTTATATAACACTTCAAGTACCGCAAATTCATTCACAGTCAGGCCGTGACATTTTATATCTGCTTTAACGCGCTTAAAAAAATTATCTGTCGTACGTTTAAGTGCAACGAATGTTTTTAAAGCATCGCTTTGTCTCGTCATAAAATGTCACTCCTTATAATTATTTCGAATTCGAACTAATTGTATGATGTTATATAAATCTTGTCAACAAATTTATTTTTCCTTAAGTTTAAATCCTGCTTGTTCGAGTTCCTTAATCGTTAAATCAAGGCTTATTTTTTGTATTTCACCAGTCTTGTTATCTTCTGCTGGACGTACTAATTCATTTAACTTTTCTGGACTTATTTTTGAATACTCGACCTCGATCGTTTCTATGAAAT
Above is a genomic segment from Nosocomiicoccus massiliensis containing:
- a CDS encoding MarR family winged helix-turn-helix transcriptional regulator, with the protein product MTRQSDALKTFVALKRTTDNFFKRVKADIKCHGLTVNEFAVLEVLYNKGPQPIQQIKEKILIASSSTTYVIDSLEKRNYVVRTQDPSDKRTYYASLTEKGYQLIDSVFPSHAQMIESCFQDLDDASLTQLRESLKTVSTRVSK